One segment of Allorhodopirellula heiligendammensis DNA contains the following:
- a CDS encoding YqaE/Pmp3 family membrane protein, protein MDFIRVLFAFIVPPAAVYIQLGAGKQFWINCVLTLLGFIPGMLHAVYIMASRRPGLERLQQNT, encoded by the coding sequence ATGGATTTCATTCGAGTGCTATTCGCGTTCATTGTGCCACCCGCGGCGGTATACATCCAGCTCGGAGCAGGCAAGCAGTTTTGGATCAATTGCGTATTGACGTTACTGGGTTTCATACCCGGCATGTTGCACGCGGTCTATATCATGGCATCGAGAAGACCAGGGCTGGAACGGCTGCAACAGAACACCTGA